CGCGCCGTTGACGCGCGCGGTGACCGCGAGGTCCTCGACGTCGAGGCCGGGGACGATCCACGGGCCGATGGGGCACGAGCCGTCGAAGCCCTTGGCGCGGGTCCACTGCAGGTCGCTGCGCTGGATGTCGCGCGCCGTCACGTCGTTGGCGACGGTGAAGCCGAAGACGTGGTCGAGCGCGCGCTCGGGGCTGACGTCCTTGGTGACCTTGCCGATGACGACCGCGAGCTCGGCCTCGTGCTCGACGAGCTCCGTCCAGTCGGGCAGGACGATCGGGTCGTCGGGGCCGATCACGGACGTGTTCGGCTTGAGGAACAGCAGCGGCGACGTCGGGACCTCGTTGCCGTGCTCGGCGGCGTGGTCGGCGTAGTTGCGGCCGACGCCGACGATCTTTGACCGCGGGATGACGGGCGCGAGCAGGCGGACGCCGTCGTCGTCGAGGCGGCGCCGCTCCCCCGTCGGCTGGATCGGCGTGTAGATCGGGTCGCCGGTGAGGACGACGAGCTCCTCCGCGCCGGGCTCGCCCTCGACGACGGCGTAGCGCGGGTCCTGACCTGTGGTGAAGCGGGCGATGCGCACGTGACCAGCCTACGGGTCAGGCGCGCGCGACGACCTCGCCGTGCAGGACGGCGAACCAGCCGTCCGGCTCGGCGCCCCACTCGTGCCAGGCGTCGGCGAGCAGCTCGAGCCCGACCTCGTCGGCGAGATGGTGGTCGATGGCCTGCGCGGCGAAGTTCGACTTGGTGCAGCGGTCGGCCCACAGGTCGGCCCACCAGGTGCGGTCCTCGGGCGTGGCGTAGCACCAGACGCCCGCGGACGGCGCGATGCCGGCGGGGTCGAAGCCGGCGGCGCGCACCCACGACAGCAGGCGGCGGCCCGCGTCGGCCTCGGCGCGGTTGGCCTCGGTGACCTCCTGGTAGAGCGCCTGCCACTCGTCGAGGCCGGGCGACGGCGGGTACCACGTCATGCCGGAGTAGTCGGCGTCGCGGACGGCGACGATGCCGCCGGGCTTGGCGACACGACGCATCTCGCGCAGCGCGGCGACCGGGTCGGACAGGTGCTGGAGGACCTGGTGGGCGTGCACGACGTCGAACGACCCGTCCGGGAACGGCAGCTCGTAGGCGTCGGCCACGTCGAACGTGACGTCGATCCCGGCGTCGGCGGCGGCGGTGCGCGCGACGTCGACGACCTTGGCGGAGACGTCGACGCCGACGACCCGGCCGGGCGCGACGCGCGCCGCGAGGTCGATCGTCACGGAGCCCGGCCCGCAGCCGACGTCGAGCAGGCTCTGCCCCGACGTCAGGTGGGGCAGCAGGTAGGCCGCGGAGTTCTGGGCGGTGCGCCAGCGGTGCGACCGGAGCACCGACTCGTGGTGCCCGTGGGTGTAGACGTCGGCGTGGACGGGGGTGTTCACACGAGACTCTAATCATCTGTGCGGAGGGGGTTTCAAGGCACGGGACGAATCGTTCCAACCGTTGAGACCGCGGGG
The sequence above is a segment of the Cellulomonas fimi genome. Coding sequences within it:
- a CDS encoding fumarylacetoacetate hydrolase family protein; this translates as MRIARFTTGQDPRYAVVEGEPGAEELVVLTGDPIYTPIQPTGERRRLDDDGVRLLAPVIPRSKIVGVGRNYADHAAEHGNEVPTSPLLFLKPNTSVIGPDDPIVLPDWTELVEHEAELAVVIGKVTKDVSPERALDHVFGFTVANDVTARDIQRSDLQWTRAKGFDGSCPIGPWIVPGLDVEDLAVTARVNGATKQDGRTSQMVFDTAYLVSYVSEVFTLLPGDVILTGTPAGVSPIVDRDVVEVEVESIGVLRNPVLRRS
- a CDS encoding methyltransferase domain-containing protein, whose amino-acid sequence is MNTPVHADVYTHGHHESVLRSHRWRTAQNSAAYLLPHLTSGQSLLDVGCGPGSVTIDLAARVAPGRVVGVDVSAKVVDVARTAAADAGIDVTFDVADAYELPFPDGSFDVVHAHQVLQHLSDPVAALREMRRVAKPGGIVAVRDADYSGMTWYPPSPGLDEWQALYQEVTEANRAEADAGRRLLSWVRAAGFDPAGIAPSAGVWCYATPEDRTWWADLWADRCTKSNFAAQAIDHHLADEVGLELLADAWHEWGAEPDGWFAVLHGEVVARA